Proteins from a genomic interval of Rhipicephalus microplus isolate Deutch F79 chromosome 6, USDA_Rmic, whole genome shotgun sequence:
- the LOC142766065 gene encoding uncharacterized protein LOC142766065 — protein MRQAGAKRRATSSQPRIPPSPHVGQQDTDNLVSGRKSQPTTTTNQSAAITTRPRPSQEDQRQTAIIPGYQHQWTTVDQPLLAATLPLSPHNEQRHVKVASGKESEQVTTNQFETATATPLSPCVGKRESSMLYGDKDQFTTLKQPFITLTSSLSPYDGQCDTDKMSSGKKKNKLDTANQSISALTTPLSSRESRQEQSMIPEDEGVIVIQPLTAPTSSLSSHNGQQRKTFIAAVTGGAEDERTTIQTAPVVKTTSNRTSPLSPQQEGHHEAAQTTTAVVATTAATTTTVAASSPLDHVLFCGHGGFQTLVLVCTTLAFFTAVEHALASTNLARTVDHSCKPPARYSYTDPQAWRNFSIPLVLGEDVTERRSQCERFKPSLLRADYPDNRTTVPCDSGVEYDTGDSHLHFIVDEWKLVCKRSWIVSALAAANMAVGVVGSAVAYMVPSCGMITTAYLVEELPCWLLAFSERRCAENVLSRAASSHRFEPCSTSSCAAVIAQWIEHEQLVAHQEQEGPNAIISDHASYVVADGYVLTRAGRRLSSTASILALSITTGALSAVKVLGAPVQLDAVVAISGLQVQDISAITAFAFSAELCPTVPRRCLPLAAATRAAASAPSQRHSSTRSGRHRSGRSLRRGSRHVTVVACSFVVLLMPMGLALPETRQLPPWNTAHDMMVAEDKWLFFSPIRVARNKGKRELTNTTLRPES, from the exons ATGAGACAAGCGGGAGCCAAGCGTCGGGCCACCTCCAGTCAGCCGAGAATCCCGCCGTCTCCTCACGTGGGCCAGCAAGACACCGACAACCTGGTCAGTGGCAGAAAAAGTCAgccaaccaccaccaccaaccaGTCTGCGGCCATCACAACGAGGCCACGGCCATCACAAGAAGATCAGCGGCAGACTGCCATCATTCCTGGTTACCAACATCAATGGACCACTGTCGACCAGCCATTGCTCGCTGCGACTTTGCCCCTGTCTCCTCACAATGAACAGCGACACGTCAAGGTGGCCAGTGGCAAAGAAAGCGAGCAAGTCACCACCAACCAGTTCGAGACCGCTACGGCAACGCCGCTATCACCGTGCGTAGGTAAGCGGGAGTCTTCCATGCTTTACGGCGACAAAGACCAATTTACCACTTTGAAACAGCCGTTCATCACCCTGACGTCTTCGCTTTCGCCATATGATGGCCAGTGTGACACTGACAAGATGTccagcggcaaaaaaaaaaacaagctggacaCCGCCAATCAGTCTATAAGTGCACTGACCACGCCACTGTCGTCACGGGAATCTCGGCAGGAGCAGTCCATGATTCCCGAAGACGAAGGGGTCATCGTCATTCAGCCGTTGACCGCTCCGACGTCCTCGCTTTCATCCCACAATGGTCAACAGCGGAAGACCTTCATTGCGGCGGTCACTGGGGGCGCTGAAGACGAGCGCACGACGATTCAGACAGCTCCTGTCGTGAAGACAACGTCCAATCGAACGTCGCCGTTGTCTCCACAGCAGGAAGGTCATCACGAGGCGGCCCAGACTACCACTGCAGTAGTTGCTACGACTGCAGCCACGACTACGACGGTAGCGGCCTCGTCACCGCTGGACCACGTTCTATTTTGTGGACACGGCGGGTTCCAGACCTTGGTTCTGGTCTGCACTACTCTGGCGTTCTTCACGGCTGTTGAGCACGCGCTTGCTTCTACTAACCTGGCAAGGACTGTGGACCACTCGTGCAA GCCTCCCGCCAGGTACTCCTACACAGACCCACAGGCATGGAGGAACTTCAGCATACCACTCGTCCTGGGAGAAGACGTTACCGAGAGACGAAGCCAGTGTGAGCGTTTCAAGCCCTCGTTGCTACGCGCAGATTATCCGGACAACCGTACCACGGTCCCTTGCGACTCTGGTGTGGAGTACGATACAGGCGACTCGCACCTCCATTTCATAGTAGATGAGTGGAAACTGGTCTGCAAACGAAGCTGGATCGTGTCGGCGCTTGCGGCTGCAAACATGGCCGTAGGAGTGGTCGGCTCGGCA GTGGCCTACATGGTCCCTTCGTGCGGCATGATCACCACGGCTTATCTGGTCGAAGAGTTGCCCTGCTGGCTCCTGGCATTCTCCGAGAGGCGCTGTGCCGAGAACGTGCTCTCGCGCGCAGCGAGCTCCCACAGATTCGAGCCGT GCAGCACGAGCAGCtgtgccgctgtgatagctcagtggatagagcacgAGCAGCTGGTGGCTCACCAGGAACAAGAGGGTCCCAACGCCATCATCTCGGACCACG CTTCCTACGTCGTGGCTGACGGCTACGTCCTGACACGCGCCGGTCGGCGCCTGTCTTCCACCGCCAGCATCCTGGCGCTCTCCATCACGACGGGCGCCCTGTCCGCCGTCAAGGTACTGGGCGCCCCCGTCCAACTGGACGCCGTCGTTGCTATCTCGGGACTTCAGGTCCAGGACATCTCCGCCATCACCGCGTTCGCCTTCTCCGCAGAACTCTGCCCGACCGTGCCTCGGCGGTGTCTGCCTTTGGCTGCTGCTACAAGAGCGGCAGCCTCAGCGCCTTCGCAGCGTCATTCGTCAACGCGGTCCGGTCGCCACCGCTCAGGGCGCTCGTTGCGCCGCGGTAGCCGCCATGTTACAGTAGTAGCCTGTAGCTTTGTTGTGCTGTTGATGCCGATGGGGCTGGCGCTGCCGGAAACGAGGCAGCTACCACCCTGGAACACTGCGCACGACATGATGGTCGCGGAAGACAAGTGGCTGTTCTTCTCTCCAATTAGAGTGGCCCGCAACAAAGGCAAGCGCGAGCTCACGAACACGACTCTACGGCCGGAGAGCTAA